In the Alphaproteobacteria bacterium genome, GGCCGCCACCAGGCCGCTCCGTGCTTGATGCTCATTCTCTCTGTTCCCCTCCCCCTTGCGGGGAGGGGTTAGGGGTGGGGGTCGTCGTTTGACGGATTCATCTCTCCTCGACCACCCCCCTCCCCGACCCTCCCCCACAAGGGGGGAGGGAGTAGAAGGAGGCGATGGCGGCCACCCGTACCGCCTGCTCGCGCTGCTGATCGCGATCACCGCAGTCGGCCCGCTCTCGCTCAACATTCTCACCCCCGCGCTGCCGGGCCTGATCGTCAGCTTCGGCGCCGAGGCGGGAGTCGTGCAGCTCACGCTCTCGCTCTACCTGCTCGGCATGGCGATCTCGCAGCTCGTGCTCGGCCCGCTCTCCGACCGGTTCGGGCGGCGGCCCGTGATGCTCGCCGGCCTCGTGCTCACCGTCATCGCCAGCTTCGCGGCGCTCGCCACGGCATCGATCGCGGGGCTGATCGTTGCGCGCACCGCCCAGGCGTTCGGCGCGACCACCGGCATCGTGATCGGCCGCGCCATGATCCGCGACCTTTACGATCGCGATCGCGCAGCCTCGATGATCGGCTGGGTCACCATGGCGATGGTGGTGGCGCCGATGATCGCCCCGCTGATCGGCGGCGGGCTCGAGACCGCGCTCGGCTGGCATTCGATTTTCGTATTCGTCGGCGTCGCCGCCGCCGTGGTGCTGGCCTGGACCGCGATCGCGCTTCCCGAGACGCGCGCGGTCCCGACCGGCGAAGGCACGACAATGCTGTTGCGCGAAGCCTCGGTTCTGCTCGGCAACCGGAGTTTCCTCGGTTACGCGCTGGTCGCGGCGTTCAATTCCGCGATGTTCTTCACCTTCATCGGCGGCGCACCGCATGTGGTGGTCAGCGTGATGCACCGCTCGTCGGCCGAATACGGTGTGTGGTTCGTCATCCTCTCGCTCGTCTACATGGTGGGCAATTTCGCCGCGGGCCGCTGGTCGGCGCGCTACGGCGTGGACGTAATGATCCGTGCGGGGGTTGCCGTCACGGTGCTCGGTGCAGCCGTCGGGATCGCCTGGGTGACGATCGAGCCGCACGGCGGGCCCCTGGTGATCTTCGCGCCGCAGATGATCATCGGCTTCGCGTCGGGCTTCATGCTGCCCAACGCCATCGCGGGCGCGGTCAGCGTGCGTCCCGCGGCCGCCGGCGCCGCCTCCGGCATCACGGGCTTCATGCAGATGGGGCTCGGCGCCGCCACATCGCAGCTCGTCGGGCATCTGCTGG is a window encoding:
- a CDS encoding multidrug effflux MFS transporter yields the protein MTDSSLLDHPPPRPSPTRGEGVEGGDGGHPYRLLALLIAITAVGPLSLNILTPALPGLIVSFGAEAGVVQLTLSLYLLGMAISQLVLGPLSDRFGRRPVMLAGLVLTVIASFAALATASIAGLIVARTAQAFGATTGIVIGRAMIRDLYDRDRAASMIGWVTMAMVVAPMIAPLIGGGLETALGWHSIFVFVGVAAAVVLAWTAIALPETRAVPTGEGTTMLLREASVLLGNRSFLGYALVAAFNSAMFFTFIGGAPHVVVSVMHRSSAEYGVWFVILSLVYMVGNFAAGRWSARYGVDVMIRAGVAVTVLGAAVGIAWVTIEPHGGPLVIFAPQMIIGFASGFMLPNAIAGAVSVRPAAAGAASGITGFMQMGLGAATSQLVGHLLAGASTAMPLAAIVLVLCVCGLVAFFALVRK